In one Thermodesulfobium acidiphilum genomic region, the following are encoded:
- a CDS encoding SH3 domain-containing protein encodes MLRSLEPSNIVIERKGSHIISSDGRAYALKDNISHIEWVEEIFEREKHFLPFLKKNIKTFVFRVYFLDQTSMLLQADEKSYLDILAFAPYVTKSGIDISEIKKVNENLEEKASFIETPQTVVEKSAEEDASEKLASEEKILETKSEPSQIESELHEEVKKRSRTWIRKVYESKIIIRLPALFQKFKEIPGSFRKINPLSLLSFLKFKKVKSKEPKIESLHPSKAVSYVIPLGAFFVSLMLTFGTFVFFQITTAHEPPDTTPPRVTILSPPNNTLIKGLNNPIEIRVEAVDKGGLDKVRLLLNNLTLRVWYPGEDTVYRWYPEKIGTFIFQAIAINKAGNYAESTPVKVIVEPGNSSEKPGDNQDNIDTYGKAFVIRYQVHLKKAPYESARNVSNLSYGDEVEVLEKIDPSQVKEGVIMRDTTVKSVDGSKEIRVYAGDGFSIKDSVGLMYQAKLNRENVEVYIPKSDTRLANDSVWYKVKTQDGVEGYISSQYIRFY; translated from the coding sequence ATGCTTCGATCTCTTGAGCCTTCTAATATTGTAATTGAACGGAAGGGTTCTCATATAATCTCTTCCGATGGGAGGGCTTATGCTCTTAAGGACAATATTTCTCATATAGAATGGGTCGAAGAGATATTTGAAAGGGAGAAGCATTTTCTGCCATTTTTGAAAAAGAACATTAAGACCTTTGTGTTTAGGGTTTACTTCCTGGATCAAACAAGTATGCTCCTTCAGGCTGATGAGAAATCTTATCTAGACATACTTGCCTTTGCGCCGTATGTAACTAAATCAGGCATAGATATTTCTGAAATAAAGAAAGTTAATGAGAACTTAGAAGAAAAAGCGTCGTTTATCGAAACGCCACAAACTGTCGTAGAAAAAAGTGCTGAAGAAGATGCATCAGAGAAGCTGGCCAGTGAAGAAAAGATTTTAGAGACAAAATCAGAGCCCTCTCAAATTGAAAGCGAACTTCATGAAGAAGTGAAAAAGAGATCGCGCACCTGGATTAGGAAGGTTTATGAGTCAAAAATTATTATAAGACTTCCTGCTTTATTCCAAAAGTTTAAAGAAATTCCTGGATCTTTTAGGAAGATTAATCCTTTAAGTCTTCTTTCATTTCTAAAATTTAAGAAAGTTAAATCTAAAGAGCCAAAGATTGAAAGCCTTCACCCATCAAAGGCTGTTAGTTATGTAATACCTCTTGGGGCCTTTTTTGTTTCTCTAATGTTAACCTTTGGAACATTTGTGTTCTTTCAGATTACCACAGCCCATGAACCACCTGATACTACTCCTCCAAGGGTTACAATTCTGAGTCCACCAAATAACACTTTAATAAAAGGTTTAAATAATCCTATTGAAATAAGAGTTGAGGCAGTTGATAAAGGGGGCCTGGATAAGGTAAGACTCCTTTTGAATAACCTTACTCTGAGGGTATGGTATCCCGGAGAAGACACTGTTTATAGATGGTATCCAGAAAAGATTGGAACTTTTATATTTCAGGCAATTGCAATAAATAAAGCAGGAAATTATGCCGAGTCTACTCCTGTAAAAGTGATTGTTGAACCAGGGAATTCAAGCGAAAAGCCAGGTGACAATCAAGACAATATAGATACGTATGGGAAGGCTTTTGTAATAAGATATCAGGTGCATCTGAAAAAAGCTCCTTATGAATCGGCAAGAAATGTTTCTAATTTGTCATATGGGGATGAGGTTGAAGTTTTAGAAAAGATAGACCCATCACAGGTCAAAGAGGGAGTAATTATGAGAGATACTACTGTTAAGAGCGTCGATGGGAGCAAAGAAATAAGGGTTTATGCAGGTGATGGGTTTTCAATTAAGGATAGCGTAGGATTGATGTACCAAGCAAAGCTTAATAGAGAAAATGTAGAAGTTTATATACCTAAATCAGATACGCGTCTTGCTAATGATAGCGTTTGGTACAAAGTAAAGACCCAGGATGGTGTTGAGGGATATATTTCATCGCAGTATATAAGGTTCTATTAG
- a CDS encoding tetratricopeptide repeat protein, translated as MEFNLEDSFKEISKDIESSKFQEALDKINYIFNLIDANQIEVTSNFLIDLLDTKSFILTVMGRNAEALENINRAIEEKNSTSTNNDDQMAKLLIHRGLNYFYLENFDSSLKDFNSAIEILQNLQSDDKSIKLSQTFLNRSVLFKKQGLKNKSLEDINSAISQLNKENSPKHAFALINALIEKGLFLMEEEKFFESAYNFNVALSKSRELLNSDNSKILGTHMRLIYYIIITTLASGKNHNSITQILTETRSLITKFGANEEVRYWLNKIGEVVNI; from the coding sequence ATGGAATTCAATTTAGAAGATTCCTTCAAGGAAATTAGTAAAGACATTGAATCCAGCAAATTTCAAGAAGCGCTGGACAAAATTAACTATATCTTTAATCTAATAGATGCTAATCAGATCGAAGTTACTTCAAATTTTCTGATAGACCTACTAGATACAAAAAGTTTTATACTAACTGTCATGGGGAGAAATGCAGAGGCACTGGAAAACATAAATAGAGCTATTGAAGAAAAAAACAGCACATCAACCAACAATGACGATCAAATGGCTAAACTTTTAATTCACAGAGGATTAAATTATTTTTATCTTGAAAACTTTGACTCTTCCTTAAAAGACTTTAACTCAGCCATTGAGATCTTACAAAATTTACAAAGCGATGATAAATCAATCAAGCTATCTCAAACTTTTTTGAACAGAAGCGTTTTGTTTAAAAAACAAGGCCTAAAGAATAAATCACTAGAAGATATAAACAGCGCAATTTCCCAGCTAAACAAAGAAAACAGCCCAAAACATGCTTTTGCGCTTATTAATGCCTTAATCGAAAAGGGACTTTTTCTAATGGAAGAAGAAAAATTCTTCGAATCCGCATACAACTTTAACGTAGCACTTTCAAAGTCTAGAGAATTACTGAATTCAGATAACTCAAAGATTTTAGGCACACATATGAGATTAATTTACTATATAATAATAACCACCCTTGCATCAGGCAAAAATCATAATTCTATAACCCAGATTCTAACAGAAACAAGATCTCTTATCACCAAATTTGGGGCAAATGAGGAAGTAAGATACTGGTTGAACAAAATTGGAGAAGTGGTAAATATCTAA
- a CDS encoding WD40 repeat domain-containing protein yields the protein MDAASYFLKLSNQRSLFLSSKFDIGKVDSLSCSEDNRFVCFSLKSYYSIFSTYEETTLKTWQDSPSTKIYISSKNFVIYKTLSNQVKIIDFDKSIPITIASDINLAEFNDKFMVSNYFSNKLSIFSLEKKDTALDIPLPENFILEDIILKNDVLLAGKLEDRPCFMIFSFYSNALPSPKILPANSKIIGSSDDLEYLALRFENLGVGIINTLDPSKSCNIPLIDSKAKSAFFSKDKTLLVIEDLDEYISFWWTNKELNASNEPIFKQKICGSLANLTFSNNGNVSSLITYKNSFLKIWLPVSKPDRINISTSFKSDEKDSFSHNGYSLSSVSFTEKNEAVCLLVKPRWESKLIKFDLYNRMSITYENTFKESLINSGTLSTNSKLLAILKDRNKIKIINTQSNSLIQEFAIKDDSINTLAISPDQRYLVLGGNTLKLWSIDKQSFVKSVSPELIVDRVALSPNSKLIAFTQRVKDSLILKVMDIDSKEIKRKFEDLNYINSLIFSPNSKFLFVGSTKKDPVIRAYSIDTGNLVFSYQTEFVDINDMCISSNGTHLFFGGSNEKIYVLDLRKNKIVKIFNGHYDIIRKVYISEDDRFLISSSDDERLCAWMVVDYIYS from the coding sequence ATGGACGCAGCTTCATATTTTTTGAAACTATCAAATCAAAGATCTCTGTTTCTATCCAGTAAATTTGACATTGGTAAAGTAGATTCATTATCCTGCTCCGAAGACAACAGGTTTGTTTGTTTTTCGTTAAAGAGTTATTATAGTATATTTTCCACATATGAAGAAACAACGTTAAAAACATGGCAAGATAGTCCTTCTACAAAAATATACATTAGTTCTAAAAATTTTGTTATTTACAAAACCCTATCCAATCAAGTAAAAATTATCGATTTTGATAAATCAATCCCAATAACTATTGCATCTGACATAAATTTAGCTGAATTTAACGATAAATTTATGGTTAGTAATTATTTTTCAAACAAATTATCGATCTTTAGTCTTGAAAAGAAAGATACAGCTTTAGATATACCTCTTCCAGAAAATTTTATCTTAGAAGATATCATATTAAAAAATGACGTTCTTTTAGCAGGCAAATTAGAAGATCGTCCTTGTTTTATGATATTTTCATTTTATTCAAACGCTCTACCATCTCCCAAGATTCTCCCTGCAAACAGCAAGATTATAGGCTCTTCTGACGATCTAGAATATTTAGCTCTTAGATTCGAAAACTTAGGAGTTGGAATAATAAATACACTGGATCCATCAAAGTCCTGCAACATACCTCTCATAGATTCGAAAGCCAAAAGTGCTTTCTTTTCCAAAGATAAGACTCTTCTAGTAATAGAAGACCTCGACGAATACATAAGTTTTTGGTGGACAAACAAAGAGCTTAACGCAAGCAATGAACCTATTTTCAAGCAAAAAATTTGTGGAAGTTTAGCTAATCTAACTTTTAGCAACAACGGAAACGTCTCTTCTTTAATCACATATAAGAACAGCTTTTTAAAAATCTGGCTTCCTGTCTCCAAGCCGGATAGAATTAATATTTCTACAAGCTTCAAATCAGATGAAAAAGATTCTTTCTCACATAACGGATATTCTCTAAGTTCTGTTTCTTTTACAGAAAAAAATGAAGCAGTTTGTCTGCTTGTAAAGCCAAGATGGGAGTCAAAGTTAATAAAGTTTGATTTATATAACAGAATGAGCATAACTTATGAAAACACCTTTAAAGAGTCCTTGATAAATTCTGGAACACTATCAACCAATTCTAAACTTTTAGCTATCTTAAAGGATAGAAATAAAATAAAAATTATTAACACACAATCTAATAGTTTAATACAGGAATTCGCAATTAAAGACGATTCGATTAATACTCTTGCCATCTCACCAGATCAAAGATATCTTGTATTGGGCGGTAATACTTTGAAACTATGGTCAATTGATAAACAGTCATTTGTAAAGTCAGTTTCGCCCGAATTGATTGTAGATCGCGTTGCACTATCTCCTAATAGCAAATTAATAGCGTTCACTCAAAGAGTTAAAGATAGCCTGATATTAAAAGTGATGGATATAGATTCGAAAGAAATAAAGAGAAAGTTTGAAGACTTAAATTACATAAATTCTCTGATATTTTCTCCGAATAGCAAATTCTTGTTCGTGGGATCAACAAAAAAGGACCCTGTAATAAGAGCATACTCAATTGATACTGGAAATCTTGTATTTTCATATCAAACAGAATTTGTTGACATAAACGATATGTGCATAAGCTCAAACGGCACACATCTCTTCTTTGGCGGATCTAATGAAAAGATATATGTTCTAGACCTTAGAAAGAACAAGATCGTAAAAATTTTTAATGGACATTACGATATTATTAGAAAGGTATATATATCAGAAGACGACAGATTTTTAATATCCTCGTCAGATGATGAAAGGTTATGTGCCTGGATGGTGGTTGACTATATTTATTCTTAA
- a CDS encoding CYTH and CHAD domain-containing protein → MNTNIEIELKLRCIFPEKLDEIYSLPIFSSLKNEWQKKRIHSIYYDTKDNTFLNSGIIFRIRSENGVWVQTVKITGNSNGGFSRRKEYNVELQNEKPDLAVLKDSHLKSFIKDTKSKFELLPIFETIFDRSLLIYPYEKRSVLEVAVDVGKIIAKEKTEDFCEVEIELKEGNISCILKLAEELSKSFNFLLEPRSKFYRGIMLANLEPKFEFQKERDPDIIAEEGLQNELIEKLQTLISYHNKFVENPENFDNLHDFRVSLRKIRTLLKFGKPLIEQEHLDHWLDEFDHITELTNSLRETDVLIEEWRSFLSTTKQENLKSSTLTLKLLEERQNKLNQIYPFFSEGKFTSLFLGFWYWLLEGAFLVDDSVNLKLKKFVKERLSTWLRKTLKRLKKTDFNNENDLHKLRIASKDLRYSLETFSFTLKPSTKEMISRLKRIQDILGYIHDTQTFSVYLENLISSSDEPEIHKESGWLLGYRLHSDQSLKSDLEKQWKKFKEQARFFIE, encoded by the coding sequence ATGAATACAAACATAGAAATTGAGTTGAAGTTAAGATGCATTTTCCCAGAAAAATTAGATGAAATATATTCCCTCCCAATATTTAGTTCTCTGAAAAACGAATGGCAGAAAAAGAGAATTCACTCAATATATTACGATACTAAAGATAATACTTTCCTAAATTCAGGAATAATTTTTAGAATAAGATCGGAAAATGGAGTTTGGGTTCAGACAGTAAAAATAACAGGAAACTCCAATGGAGGTTTTTCAAGAAGAAAAGAATATAACGTTGAGCTACAAAACGAAAAACCAGATCTTGCAGTTCTTAAAGACTCACATTTAAAAAGTTTTATCAAGGATACAAAATCGAAATTTGAATTACTGCCAATCTTTGAGACAATTTTTGACAGGAGCTTGCTCATTTATCCCTATGAAAAAAGAAGCGTACTTGAGGTAGCAGTTGATGTAGGCAAGATTATTGCGAAAGAAAAGACAGAAGATTTCTGTGAAGTGGAAATAGAACTTAAAGAAGGGAATATATCCTGTATTTTAAAACTCGCAGAAGAATTATCAAAATCATTTAATTTCTTATTGGAACCAAGAAGCAAATTTTATAGAGGAATAATGCTTGCAAATCTTGAACCAAAATTCGAATTTCAAAAAGAAAGAGATCCAGATATAATAGCCGAAGAAGGATTGCAAAACGAATTAATAGAGAAACTTCAAACTCTAATCTCATATCACAATAAATTCGTCGAGAATCCTGAAAACTTTGACAACCTTCACGACTTTAGGGTGTCTCTTAGAAAAATAAGGACCTTGTTAAAGTTTGGCAAACCTTTAATAGAGCAAGAACATCTGGATCATTGGCTGGATGAATTCGATCACATTACAGAACTTACCAATTCTCTTAGAGAGACAGATGTATTAATAGAAGAGTGGAGAAGTTTTCTCTCCACAACGAAACAGGAGAATTTAAAAAGTTCAACCCTTACTCTAAAACTTCTCGAAGAAAGACAAAATAAATTAAATCAAATATATCCATTTTTCTCAGAAGGCAAATTTACCAGTTTATTTTTAGGTTTTTGGTATTGGTTGTTAGAAGGAGCCTTCCTGGTAGACGATTCGGTAAATTTAAAGTTGAAAAAATTTGTAAAAGAAAGATTGAGTACATGGCTTAGAAAGACTCTAAAAAGACTGAAGAAAACTGATTTTAATAATGAAAATGACCTACACAAATTAAGAATAGCGTCAAAAGATCTAAGATACTCTCTTGAAACCTTTTCTTTTACATTAAAACCCAGTACAAAAGAGATGATTTCAAGGTTAAAAAGGATTCAGGATATTTTAGGCTACATTCATGACACCCAAACCTTCTCTGTTTATTTAGAAAACCTTATCTCATCCTCAGACGAGCCTGAAATACACAAAGAAAGTGGCTGGTTATTAGGTTACAGACTTCATAGCGATCAAAGCCTGAAAAGCGACCTGGAAAAGCAATGGAAAAAGTTCAAAGAGCAGGCAAGATTTTTTATCGAGTAA
- a CDS encoding Ppx/GppA phosphatase family protein, with translation MGEKLSVIDLGSNSIRLGIIEVNENRSFRIIEEKKEQVRLSEGFNKNNIIQEKPIKRAIQTLKTFKKIIEFYKVKRIIAVATACIRNSKNGKEVLDLIFKETLIPFKTISEREESYYGYLGVLNTVDLKNFILIDTGGASTEITYVLDRKIENFVSLPYGSVNLTDIFPETKEICDTKKIENFLKKEFQNIPWLTNLKTSKLPIVGIGGSNRTFAKVHRALHKWFSLKLHHYELTKNEVFQIYAYISGLSSKSRKNIEGLSKQRSDIILAGMTPLKVLFEITDSNKFIVSGNGLKEGIIFSSLHNDFKAFPLIYDDILKASLENIANLYFLDVNHAKKVTEHSLSIFDQLRVLHNFEDKDRKILEIASFLHDIGKYVDPYNHAKHGAYLIQNLPIYGVTPKDLVRCSYICLFHENKVKFQQLPNESFITNKQFKDLIKLSMFLRLAEQLETCECFAIDSVKIKIKNSDVTFKIISNDQNYNLETEIIELLKSAKLFKKLFGKELKIAI, from the coding sequence ATGGGTGAAAAATTATCTGTCATAGACCTTGGATCAAACTCTATAAGGCTTGGAATTATAGAAGTTAACGAAAACAGAAGCTTTAGGATAATCGAAGAAAAAAAGGAACAGGTCAGGCTATCAGAAGGCTTTAATAAAAACAATATAATACAGGAAAAACCTATAAAAAGAGCTATTCAAACTCTTAAAACCTTTAAAAAGATTATAGAATTTTATAAAGTAAAGAGAATTATAGCTGTAGCTACCGCTTGTATAAGAAACTCTAAAAATGGCAAAGAGGTTCTGGATCTGATCTTTAAAGAAACCCTTATACCCTTCAAGACTATATCTGAAAGAGAAGAGTCATATTACGGTTATCTTGGAGTTCTAAATACAGTAGACTTGAAGAATTTTATCCTTATAGACACAGGAGGAGCAAGTACAGAAATAACCTACGTTTTAGATAGAAAGATCGAAAACTTTGTTTCACTTCCATATGGAAGCGTAAACCTTACAGACATCTTTCCTGAAACGAAGGAAATTTGCGATACAAAAAAAATAGAAAACTTTCTAAAAAAGGAATTTCAAAATATTCCTTGGCTTACCAACCTTAAAACGTCTAAGCTGCCTATCGTAGGTATTGGCGGTTCAAACAGAACCTTTGCAAAAGTACACAGAGCTCTTCACAAATGGTTTTCACTAAAACTACACCACTACGAGCTTACTAAAAATGAAGTCTTTCAGATTTACGCATATATATCAGGCTTAAGTTCAAAAAGTAGAAAAAATATTGAAGGACTTTCGAAACAAAGATCTGACATAATTTTAGCTGGTATGACTCCTTTAAAGGTTCTTTTTGAAATTACAGATTCTAATAAGTTTATAGTCAGCGGAAATGGCCTGAAAGAAGGTATAATATTTAGTTCACTGCACAACGATTTCAAAGCCTTTCCCCTAATATATGATGACATTTTAAAGGCTAGCTTAGAAAATATTGCAAACCTGTACTTTTTAGATGTAAATCACGCAAAAAAAGTAACTGAGCACAGCCTTTCAATATTCGATCAACTAAGGGTTCTCCATAACTTTGAAGACAAAGACAGAAAAATATTAGAAATTGCCTCGTTTTTACACGATATTGGAAAGTATGTGGATCCATATAACCACGCCAAACACGGTGCATATCTAATTCAGAATTTACCAATATACGGGGTAACCCCAAAAGACCTTGTAAGATGTTCGTACATCTGTCTCTTTCACGAAAACAAAGTAAAGTTCCAACAACTACCAAATGAATCCTTTATAACCAATAAGCAATTCAAGGATTTAATAAAGCTTTCGATGTTTTTAAGACTGGCCGAACAGTTAGAAACCTGTGAGTGTTTTGCTATAGATTCTGTAAAAATAAAAATAAAAAATAGTGATGTAACTTTTAAAATAATTAGTAACGATCAGAATTACAATTTAGAAACCGAAATAATAGAGCTCTTAAAATCTGCAAAATTATTTAAAAAACTATTTGGAAAGGAACTTAAAATAGCAATATAA
- a CDS encoding RNA degradosome polyphosphate kinase, which produces MVRERIYNINRELSLLEFNRRVLEEAQDPSNKLFERLKFLSIVSSNMDEFFMIRVSSIIDKVLDDFVFQDSSGLTPKELYKEITLKAHTISKEQQKLFLEELMPLLKQNNIHILKINELNSNQLNFVQKYYKNIIYPVLTPMAVDNSRPFPFIQNRTLNIFVLLRTNANYLVKNKNQRIKKDDVFAIIQVPGVLERFIALPSERDKYCFIMLEDIIIHHLSNLFNNQEIIHSSVFRITRDADLTIDEQIAEDILEEIEKSLKRRRYGEVVRLEISKDCPEILEDFLKENFELDEEDVYKIDGPLDYTFLMKFVSQENPAFKHLKDRPLPPVKPADFLVAEEKSIFDLIKEKDILIHTPFESFEKIIEFVRSAATDPDVLAIKMTLYRVTKNSPIVKALEEAADNGKQVTVVIELKARFDEENNINWAKKLEKAGCHVVYGLVHLKVHSKAILVVRKEEGTIRRYVHLSTGNYNENTARLYTDISLFTSNVYFGTDVSNLFNTLTGLSQPSHWYKIGVSPINLREKLVRLIRREAKHKSNGHIIAKMNALVDDEIIDELYDASSKGVKIDLIIRGICCLRPGIKGISENIRVISIVGRFLEHSRIFYFKNNSNEEVYLSSADWMPRNLDRRIEIIFPIENERIKERIKRCLNIMLKDNTKARELREDGTYVRVTQSSQNKIDSQILLYETILKSAELKNKEIKAIKNLEFVPIQNFDDEIAI; this is translated from the coding sequence TTGGTTAGAGAAAGAATTTATAATATAAATCGTGAGTTGTCTCTTTTAGAATTCAACAGAAGAGTTTTAGAAGAGGCACAGGATCCTAGCAACAAGCTTTTTGAAAGGTTAAAATTTCTTTCCATAGTTAGCTCTAATATGGATGAATTCTTTATGATCAGGGTCAGTTCAATTATAGACAAGGTACTGGATGACTTTGTATTTCAGGATTCATCAGGGCTAACGCCAAAAGAACTTTATAAGGAGATAACTCTAAAGGCACACACGATTTCAAAAGAACAACAAAAACTCTTTTTAGAAGAGCTTATGCCGCTTTTAAAACAAAACAATATACACATACTAAAAATTAACGAACTAAATTCAAATCAGCTAAACTTTGTCCAAAAGTATTATAAAAACATTATCTATCCAGTTCTTACCCCTATGGCAGTAGATAATTCAAGACCTTTCCCTTTTATTCAGAATAGAACGCTAAATATATTTGTTCTACTAAGAACAAATGCTAATTATTTAGTAAAAAATAAAAATCAAAGAATAAAAAAAGATGACGTTTTTGCAATAATCCAGGTTCCTGGTGTCTTAGAAAGATTTATCGCTTTGCCATCTGAAAGAGATAAATATTGCTTCATAATGTTGGAAGATATTATAATTCATCACTTAAGCAATCTATTTAACAATCAAGAAATAATCCACAGTTCTGTGTTCAGGATTACAAGGGATGCAGATTTGACTATTGACGAACAAATAGCTGAAGATATCTTAGAGGAAATAGAAAAATCTTTAAAAAGAAGAAGATACGGTGAAGTGGTAAGGCTTGAAATCAGCAAAGATTGTCCAGAAATTTTAGAAGATTTTTTAAAAGAAAATTTTGAGCTTGACGAAGAAGACGTGTACAAGATAGACGGGCCTTTAGACTATACTTTCTTAATGAAATTTGTCAGTCAAGAAAATCCTGCCTTTAAGCACCTAAAAGACAGACCTCTGCCACCGGTAAAACCCGCTGATTTTTTAGTCGCTGAAGAAAAATCAATATTTGACCTTATTAAAGAAAAAGACATTTTAATACATACACCATTTGAAAGTTTTGAAAAGATCATAGAATTTGTCCGCAGTGCAGCTACAGATCCGGACGTCTTAGCAATAAAGATGACTTTATACAGGGTTACAAAAAACTCTCCTATAGTAAAGGCCTTAGAAGAAGCTGCAGACAACGGCAAACAGGTCACTGTAGTAATTGAACTAAAGGCACGTTTTGACGAAGAAAACAATATTAATTGGGCAAAAAAATTGGAAAAAGCGGGATGTCATGTGGTATATGGACTGGTTCATCTAAAAGTCCACTCAAAGGCAATACTTGTAGTAAGAAAAGAGGAGGGTACAATAAGAAGATATGTGCACCTTTCAACCGGAAACTATAACGAAAATACTGCAAGACTATATACAGATATCAGCCTATTTACCAGTAACGTCTACTTTGGAACAGACGTATCAAACCTCTTTAACACCTTGACAGGTCTTTCGCAACCAAGCCATTGGTACAAAATAGGTGTATCCCCCATTAATTTAAGAGAAAAGCTAGTTAGACTGATAAGAAGAGAGGCAAAACACAAATCAAACGGTCATATTATTGCCAAAATGAACGCTTTAGTAGACGACGAAATTATAGATGAATTATATGATGCTTCCTCAAAGGGCGTTAAAATAGACCTCATTATAAGAGGAATATGTTGCTTAAGGCCAGGCATTAAGGGCATTAGCGAAAACATAAGGGTAATCAGTATAGTGGGAAGATTTTTAGAACACAGCAGAATATTTTATTTCAAAAACAATTCGAACGAAGAGGTGTATCTTTCCAGTGCTGATTGGATGCCCAGAAATCTTGATAGGAGAATTGAAATAATATTTCCTATTGAAAACGAGCGAATAAAAGAGCGAATAAAAAGATGTCTAAACATTATGCTCAAAGATAACACAAAAGCCAGAGAACTCAGGGAAGATGGAACATACGTAAGAGTTACACAAAGTTCACAAAATAAAATTGACAGCCAGATACTTCTATACGAAACCATATTAAAGAGTGCTGAATTAAAAAATAAAGAGATTAAAGCAATAAAGAATCTAGAATTTGTCCCGATTCAGAATTTTGACGATGAAATAGCAATATAA
- a CDS encoding carboxypeptidase-like regulatory domain-containing protein: protein MKKLISIAMIFIFLSSLFISDVRAFELPFFKKSHKKVEKITPAQLSETGFFGFVLSKETFDPIPNATIKFDNEEIFSSDRGFFTIQGIKPGKYKLYVSAPGYKPQKRTIEVKAGTYNQIDSFDLVPIPKKSNKKKKRFLFFTF, encoded by the coding sequence ATGAAAAAATTAATTTCAATAGCAATGATATTTATATTCCTTTCTTCTTTATTTATATCTGATGTAAGAGCATTTGAATTGCCCTTTTTTAAAAAGAGCCATAAAAAGGTAGAAAAGATCACGCCCGCTCAACTTTCTGAAACCGGGTTTTTCGGTTTTGTTCTTAGTAAGGAAACCTTTGACCCTATACCAAACGCAACTATAAAATTTGATAACGAAGAGATATTCTCTTCGGATAGAGGTTTTTTCACTATACAGGGTATTAAGCCTGGCAAATACAAGCTCTATGTGAGCGCACCTGGATATAAGCCGCAGAAAAGGACTATCGAGGTTAAAGCAGGAACTTATAATCAGATTGACTCATTTGATCTTGTACCCATACCAAAGAAGTCCAATAAGAAGAAAAAGAGATTCTTGTTTTTTACCTTTTAA